The Leishmania mexicana MHOM/GT/2001/U1103 complete genome, chromosome 17 genomic interval aACCTCAAGATGGCGATGGAGCACAGCCGCTATGACGAGGTAAAGTTCCGGCTGCTTGAGGGCCTTGCGCGCGCCTTTGGCACGAACACGTCCCGCGAGGGCTTCGGCCGCGCCACGGCGCAGGAGACGGCAGGGCCGTTTCCGTACTACGGCGTCACCATCCAGGACGAGTGGACATACGCCTCGTCCGGCGGCCGACCCATCTTCTCGACCTTCATGGACAACCCACAGTTTCATCTCTACGTGCGTGAGGAGACGGACATCGCCTTCATCATTCAGGACACGCTCTACGAGGCCCGCATGCGCAAGAAGCGGCGCAACAACTCCGTCTACATGGGCATCGCCATCTTCGAGGGCGATCCGACTCTGGCAAAGCTGGGGCTCAAGCAGCTCGACTTCCACGGCAAGATGATCGAGATTGGCCGTTATACTTCAAACTGCGAGAACGTGCTGCACTGCACGCTGCCGGCCTCCGACACGCCGTATATGGTTGTCCCCTTCACGAGTCAGAAGGGCCGGCACACGCACTTTGCCCTCTCCGCCTTTGGCAACCACCCGATCGAGCTGACGTCGGTGCCGGAtcaggtggggtgggtgcaCACAGTGCTGCAGGGCCGATGGACGGAGTTCACGGGCCACGGAGGCGAGGCCTTCGACTGGCGCTGCAACCCGCAGATTAGGCTGAGGACGAAGGAGGCCTGccgcgtcgtcttcgtcctcTCGTACCTCTCGCTGGATgagcagcgggcgcagctgctgcaggaagaggaagagggggaggggcagaatACCCGCCCCCGCCTGCACGGCCGCCTCTTCTCCAACGCCTTCGCGGCCCACAAGCGCTACCTCAAGGCGATCGTCCCGCTCCCCCAAGGCTCGACCTTCGTGGCCAGCAACACGTTCGCCAGCAACAGCTATATCACCACCTCGGCCAACCTCGACAAGAGCGGGGACTACGTCTACATCCCCTTCACCGAGGCTCCCTTCCAGGACACCTACCGCGTCTCCGTCTACTGCGACTCGGACGAGGTGGAGATAAAGCCGATGCAGGGGCAGTCCAGCGAGTGGATGTGCGCAAGCCTTTCCGGTATGTGGCAGGGGAAGCCCATCTCCGTCGACCTCGATACGGCCGGTAAGCTGGTGGCGGTCATGTACAGCCCCGGCGCCTTTGTGCGGCCGCGCTTGCTGAGCGGCTCGAATCAGAGACGCCTCGCCGGCATCGACTCCTACTGGAACACCGAGGCAACGGTGGAGTACGACAGCAACGGGCAGCTCACACTGCAGGTGGAGGCGATGATGCGTAGCGGGGCgccgagcgccgccgcagcgcgtgtCACCGTTCAATCGGCCAAGAATCAGGCGACTCAAGTGCCGGCGACAGATACCAAGTTCGACCTTTTTATCTTCACCGAAAGAAAGTGCACCCTCACGGGGGTCGGCTTCGACGCCTCACCCAGCTCGTGGCCGTGCCCCACGCAATCCACTTCTCTGGCTTTGCTAGCCTACCCGCGGCCCGTCGAAgacgtcgacgccgtcggtgacgatgacgaggacagcagcgacggcctCGCCAGCGAACTGTGGCGCGGCGACCCGGACAGCATCTCGGCAGCCGAACAAGAGGCGCGTGAGATGGAGTTGATGAAATTATTGGAGAAGCAAGAGGCCGCGAACCACGTCCTCAAGTTgaagctggcgcagcaggcacgtgagctggaggagctgcggaaCGGCGGCGTCAGTGCGACCACCTCGTCAAACAGCGACGGGCGACGTGGGAGCAGCGCAAAGCCGCCGGGGACCAAAACGCCGAGAAGAACCTCGTCAGTCACGATGGACGGCTACGCGGGCTTCTCGGAGGGGAAGCACCGACCCAGGAGGGagcttggcggcggcggcagcgcgcaggCCGCGCCTCGCCCCCCCAGCCGCGGTAACACTTCAAGCTCAGCCGAAGCCAAAGGAGCAGTGGCCAAGCCGCTTTCTGCCGAGCCGGCACAGCGAGGCAACAACACGAACGGCACTGACGCGCGGCGCCGAAAGCCGTTGGCCCTCGCAGGGGCGACGTTGCCGACGAACAGGTCGGGCACGGCCGACAACAGCGCCTCGGTTGCGCCGTCCCCGCAGGTGAAGGAGTTAGTGGACTACACGCTGGTGAAGCTGATCGAGATGGGCAAGCGTGCCGCCACCAGTGCTCGCTTGGccgacaaggaggaggacacggAGTGGAGGGCGATGCTGAGGGACAttgaggaggtgcagcagcgactgcacgATGTCTTTCGCATACTTTGACCTGTATACCGGGTGAGCGGGGGATGGGGGCGTTGCGGACGCCGAAGTGgctgtgtggatgtgtgtgtgtgtacgcgcgtgtgttggggggtgtgtggggaagagggaggcgaggcgagAGAAAACAGGCGAATAAGAAAGTCGAGGCGCGGGTTGGGGATGCGAGACGCAAGGGGGGTGTTGCTGCGCGGGCCCATATGGCAACCCTGTCCTCACCCCCCTCAGCCCTGGTTTCTGTGAGTTGGATGTATGCCTATCGTGTGTTGCCTTTTTCGGTTGCTGGCTGATGTTTTCTGCTTCCTCATTGTGTGACTGAGTCTGGGTGCGTGTCCTTGGCTGCCCTTCTCGGGACGGTGCTTgtgcccacacgcacggcaCCGTCAATACTTGTATACCCATGAGCGCACGCAGGCTAAGGCAGTCAACGGGgcatccctctctccgttGGTATGCCGATTTCTCTATCTCCACTGTACGCTCCCTCGTGTGTGCCTTTTCCGTTGTTTTCGCCTTTATTTTTCCCTTCATGTTCTTccgatgtgcgtgtgtttatCCACTCATCTatgtcccctcccctcccctctcctcagCTCTGGTGTCTGTGTACCTTGCCTGGCCCCTCAGCGCTACCgcgccccttctcctctcggCGCTCCGCTGATGCGACTCTCCACCTGTATATACGTATCGGTCGTGTCGCCTACCGACATGAGAGAGACAGATGCACCTCTTCTTCGGCGTTACACCCATCTAACTTTAAGCGTCATTGCTCGTCTAGACCCTAATTCGTCCGTGCGCGCGGGGACTAGCCTCCGccttcacctccgcctcccttttCAATCTTTCCCGCATCACCCTAGTCTCCTCCAGTGTTTGCGACTGTTTCTCGTGCTCGTTCCCGTTGCCGTTGTGCTCTCtcgccgtgcgtgtgcgcacccCTTCGCCTTTATTtccctctgtgtgtttgGTGTGTTGTCGTTGTTCTCGCTACGCCTCTTCTCGCTCGCACCCGCACCCCTTCCCATCATGGAGAGGAGTTTGGGCGTGTGTCACTCGGTGTTTCCGTGTGCGGTGCTCCGTTGGATGCTCTATTCCGTTTCCGTGTGTTTTCTCTTGTaagctgcgcacgcgcatgtgtgcTCGCGTGGCGAGCGAGCGCGGGTGTGGGAGCGGGagaggtgggaggaggaggaggcggaaaTAGAAGAACCTATCGATATGTGCTGGACGACAGAACCGAAGGGAGGCATACACAGGGACACGgccaggggggagggtgtaGGGTTGAGAGAGAGGGTATGAGAACAGACCGTCGCTACTGCACAGCCGGGCCTGCTCGCGcatctcctctcccctctccctctgcagTGCCGTCCTTCATCCTTTGAATGGAGacaccccccctcctcctcctcctcctcactcgCCAAtgccctttccttttcctcttGCGATGTACTGCAGTTCAGGTTTTAACTAGAGTCCGGTCAACTATACATCCGCACACCTACGAGCGCCTTcgtagagagagggagggagcgaagGAAGCCGCGCAGATGTATCCAAAGGCGTGGCTGCAGGGGTGATGTAGAGACCTTCTGTCCGTGTGCTCTAGCCTTTCATCCCTGGGAGCCACTGTCGAACACAACCTTTGGTGCCCCCTTCGCACTTTCCCCGTCCGCACCATCACAGTCTCACCATGTCGCTGCAtgcttccccccccccgcatgAGCGTTTTGCACACTACAtgtcccccttctctccccccgtTTTGTGCCCTTTCTTTCCCCATATACCCCCTCCGgtcacctgctgctgctgctgcacgcgtcTCCCGCGCCCAACTCACCGCCAACACCGCGCACACCGTACAAACGCCTGGGTGTCTTTCtgtggagcggctgtgcCGTTCGCATAGTATTCCTCGTAGaccttctccctcgctgccTCGTCGTGTGCAACGTTCACATCTCCCCCACGCTTCTGCTCCTCATTCGCCGGTCAAGAGGCACTCGCGTGTACGGGCGGTCACATCAAAAAAaagcgccaccgctgcccaccgccttgcgcgtgtgtgcgtgccgtggGGCTCGTATTCTTCCTAGTGAGAGATCTCTAGTCCCGCGCCGTCACGGTTTCgtggccccctcccccccccccctcatccCCCTAGAAAAAGGTTTCATAGGACTGCCACGCCTCGATAGTGAGACAcacgcgttgctgctgcttctgctgctttCTCCTTCTACACGCCCCTCTCCTGACCcatcgccccctccccacacagcTTTACTTAGTGGATACGGTAAGACAATGCTCCGCTCACTGCACCGCACCGCGCCGTTGGccgtgacggcgacgacgaccacgtTATCCACGTCCGCCGTGGCCTTTGCCTTGCAGACGGCGTCTAGGACCAAGTACGTGCGGCAGCCCAGTGCTCAGTGGGACCCTGCTCACGAGGATATCAACGCCCACGTGAAGCGCCGCATCCCGGGCGAGACGCGTGTCGATCGCGTGAGGCGCTTCGCCCGTGAATGGCGTAACgtggagctggagctggGCGTGTACAAAGACTCCCGCGGCCGCGAGATCAAGTACCGCAAGACATTCGTGTACCGCTACACCTACCCGAACGCCTTTGACGAGTTCTGGTGGCCGTGCAagtaggggggggggaagggagggagggagagagagcgagccgaggtgcgtgcgcacgaggGGCGGTAGCGACGATGCGGATGGGAGAGGCGCAAAGGACTTGTGGGATGCTCTGGAGGTcatgagggggtgggtgggtgaatAAGAATACGTGCTTCGGTTGGAGGTCAGTGCGTCCTTGCTGCTCGTGtggaaggtggtggtggtggtgggggcgggagaggggcgtgCGGTGTCACTGCAGCCCGGCATGCTctcgccttctctttcttgttcccctcccttcctcccgtctcgctctctccgcaGTGGGTCCGTGCTAGCTGGTGTGTGGATgtcgcgcgctgccgctgtttgAGGGTGGCGGTTTCTCGGGCGCTCTTGGCTTCTTTATCTCTGCTCGCTTTCGCAACCTCGCCTGCGTTAGGCCTCtgcgctctcctccaccgttcCTGCGTCGCCTTTCCCCCTCCTGCGGCTCACACCACCCCGTCGCACCCCTCTCTGCCGATGTGCTCGACTTCTCTCCATCTTGCTGAGAGCgtgatgcgtgcgtgtgtgactACTTGCGGCGATATGCGTCACCCAACGCTAcaacagagggagggaaggcagctgcagctgcgaaGCAACAACGTACATGCGACGGGGACCAACCTATACGCCTGCGTGTCCCCCCCTCGTCACCtgtatgcacacacacgtgtgtgtgtgcacctaCGAACACACAGTAGCGCATGCATCGCCAGTCTCCCCGCGTGTgtcgccttcctctccccttctcacGCGAAAAAGCATTGAGAGGCCAGAGCATCCTGGGTTTTGGCCCGCCCGTCCTTGTCGACCGTTTTACCTCCTCATCCCTTCCCCCAACACGAGTTGCAAGCGCAGGCGCGTGggagtggaggaggtgcgggaggcggcggcacatACATCTATACGGCTGAAGAGGAAgtcctgcttctctctcccgctcctcctcctcggtgcaCCCGTCCATTTCATCGCACCCGCCTCGCACGGCGTctaccccttccccctttcccttcgCTGACAAAGATGTACTACCTCTCCCCCCTGTGCCCGTCCTGGCTTGCACCCGTGCTATACGCTCCCAGAcatctcccccctctcttcctcccttcgcTCCTTCGCAACCGCAACAGCCACGActtcctgcagcagcagcagtgacagCCATGGTGCGTCCCACGCGACGCGCCTTCTTCGACTCCTTCCGGGCCGCCCGTGGCGAGCTCGACCATCTCTTCTCATCAATGAAATCGGAGCAGCACATGCGcaaggcggtgcggcagtACCTTattccctccctctcatgCCAGCTGCACCGCTCCCGTGGGGGGCGTCTAGGGCGCGCGCAAGAGCGGAGTTTCTTCCGTACCaacgcctctctcctcttgcaGGAGGCGCGACGGCGTTGCAACCACcgcgtcgcagccgccgcgctggaCGTTGTTCTCGGTGAGTCACAACTTTCGAGCTTTGCGCAGGTGTTCGAGCCTACATGGATTAAGGACGCCGTCTCGTCGTGCCGCAGTGCAGAAGAGCTGCGCGTTATCGAGagcgtgctgcggcagcacgaGCAGAGAGTGCTCGCCAGCGGCTCTGCCACCGCTTCAGAGGGGTTTCTGCTGGCCGCAGCCTTTGGCCGCTCGAGAGCAACGGAGAACGCACTGCGTGctggagacgacgacgccgatgccgacgacggcgcgcagAGTGACTCACTGACCTCCACGCGTACCGCTTCGTTACAAGCGACAGGCGACGCACTGgccagcagtggcgctggcgtcacGGTTTCTAAAGAAGCGCGCGTGTTGGCTGCTCTGGCACAACCGCCGTCGCTCACCGACCTCGCCACAACGGGCGGCACTGGAAGCGATGCGCTCTGGTCGTCGCCGGAGGCGCGAGCGGCCGCCGGGCTGCGAGGACTCCAGCGTCAACAGCGTAATTTGACGGCCGGTCCAAACGTGTCCTTCACCCGCTACTTCCTTCATCAAGGCCTTGTGCGCCACGAGGGGGAGCTCATGGCGCTGTATCAAGCCATGCGCACTCGCCCGCTGGACGTGAGCTTCCGTGtcgtcggtggtggtgatgctgcCAGCGAAGCCGCACAGTCCCCTGGACTTCTCTCGCCGCACGCCAGCGCGGTGCACattctgctgcagcgccgccgtggctTGCACCGCGTGGCGTGGCTGCCCCCAGCGATGGGCGCCTATACCCTCGACACCCGCGCTAGCATCCCTGCTGACACAGTGCTGGCGAaccggcagctgctgcggtctCTCGCTCGCGAGCGTCTCATAGCGTATCAGAGCTTGCCGAGTATGCTGCCTGTCTACTACCTTGACCCACAACCAGGGGAGTGCGTGCTGGATATGTGCGCGTCGCCGGGCAACAAGACAGCGCTGATACTGGACTGCATGCACGCTGGCGGCAACAGCCATGCGCGCTGGCCCTCCGCTACCACATCCGGGGCCGGCATCGCGGCGTCTGAGGCTGGCCGCCGCGCTCctgtcggcggcagcggctgtgtCGTCGCCAACGAGGCACAAGCCTCTCGCATTGCAGATCTGCAGGAGCGTCTGCGCAACGCATCGCCCGAGGTGGTCGTCACTCAGGGACGAGGGCAGGCGCTTGGGCTGGGAGAGTGGCGCGAAagccgcagcaacggcggtgtgggcggcggaggcgatgcaTCGTCACTTGCGCACGGAGCCGCTCTTGCCGAAGGTTTGTACGACCGTGTGCTGGTCGACGCGCCGTGCTCCGGCGAGGGCCGCATGGGGCGCGACGCCCTCTCGTGGCGACTGTGGCACCCAGGACGCGGTATCGAGTTTTTTCCGTTGCagtgcgcgctgctgcagcgtgcggTGCGGCTATGCAAGACGGGCGGCCGCATCGTCTACGCCACCTGCACTCTCAATCCACTGGAGAACGAGGCggttgtggcggcggtgctgcgggcgtgcggcggcgccgtggaGCTCATACCTCCTCCGCGACCACTGCCACGGCGGACCGAGCTGCAGACCGAGGAggacagcggtggcagcgtgcCGCCACTGTGCCTCACTGCTGGGCTGCGGAGTTGGGACGTCCCGTCCGGCGCCGGCGGATTCTTGCGTAGCGCCGCGGAGGCCTACGCACaaggcgagagcgccgcACGGCTGCCACCCGACATGTTTGCACCGGGATCAGTGGGTGCGGAGGGCGACCGCGCGGACATCAGCGGTGcactgcagcggtgctgccgccgggtCATGCCGCACCTGAACGGCAACGCAGACGGCTTCTTTGTCGCGGTTCTCGAGAAGCGAGCGGGCGTACCACACATGCTTGGTGCTGCGGAGAGCCGTTCTTTTGtagcgccgccatcgcgccTCGACACTGtatccgccgctgccgtcgggTCGACTTcgaccgctgcggcgtctcTTGCCGTGTCGCTCgctggcggcagcaacaTTTTGAATGACCGCGGCTTTGTGCGACTGCCTCCGTCGCATCACCTCGTGCTCAAGCACCTGGGCGGATTCTTCACCTTGGCCCCGTCGCGCCAGGCGTCAGCACCGGCCACGGCTTCTTCCTTCACGGCTgaacagccgcagcagggcgAGTGCGCCAGCGTTCAAGCCTTCCTGGATAGGCAAGGCTGGACGGCCGTCTGGtgcgaaggagaggggcTGCGGCTCCTCTCTCAGTCTaccgtgcagctgctgcggcgccattCCACCGTTCCGGTGACGCCGCCAAAGAGCAGGCCAAATAGCTTCGGTCTTGGCTTCACCCGCCATCCTGAGGAGGCATCCAAGGCGTcccccgcaccgccgtccaccGGCACGGAGCTGCTTGACGCCGGTGTGCTCGTGGTGGGCGCGCAGGGGGAGCTGACGGAGCGCGGGGCGGCGCTGATCCGCCCAAGCGCGAGGAGCCGCATTGTTTCGCTACCGCTCCCttttgcgctgctgctgctggcgaaTCGCACACTCGACATTGGCGCCGCATTGCAGCTCATGCCGGCCTACATGCAGGAGGCGGAACAGGCTCTGGGACCGCAGCACGGCTTCCTGGCCCCGTTTTCAGCTGCGACGCGGGGCAGAGGTGATCCAGCATCTAGCGAGGCACACGCCTCGACGTGGTACCGAGACGCCCTCGCGGCTCTCACCCCGGTACTCGGTGGGGGAGCAGGGGCGGCCGGTAACGCCATCGtcgtggtgtgtgtgtcgtccTCCGGCCCCTCAGCCTCGCCGTCAtgggcggcaccgctggcTCAGTGGGCCTGGCCCGTGCGCGTTGAAGTGATCCAGCCATGGTCGTGGCACGACATCGGCGACATGCCACGGGGGCTGGCGCGACTTCACTTGACGCTTCCCACAGCCGCGCGTCACCGCACGCAGGCCCTCATTGGCCGCTTGCAAGGACACGCACATCGCCAGCGGAGCAcgcaggagcggctgcaaGCCAGCTCACGGCATGACCCATCGCTCATGATGGGCCAACAAGCGTTGCACGGTTCCGCAATGCAGGCGAGCCAGCAGCATCGACTTCTGcttggcggtgctgcgcaggcgTCGGCGTTGCGAACACAGCCAACAGaagcgccgcctgctcgGGATTCAACGATGACCACCCCTGCGACACCCTTGTCGCAGTCGTTGGACGTGTTCGAGTTGTGACGCCCGCGGGACTTGCCAGCGAAGCGCTcactgcctcctccttgccGAGCGCGGTTCACATCACGCGTAACGCTTAACCACCTTGTACCAAAACATATTTGCACAGCTAAGTGCCGAGACGTATCCGTGACCGCacgggcggggggaggggaggggaaagacGCGGGGAATGTTCTGGCAAGACATGCCCTCTTGTGCGCTGCCGTGACAAGGCACCCTGGCGACTTCCTCAGGCTTGAAGTATGTGCGCCGCTTCGCAGCATCCAGctctccacccccaccctcccccctccctcccttcggCACCAGAGGGGGGCTCCTCTCcatgcacgcgcgccgtCACCTCGGCGCAGACCGATCGTCCGGCAGACTTAtgtcgcggcacacacacacacacacacgcatgccaGACCGGTCCCGGGGTGGCGTTGTAATGCGAACATGCACGCCTTCCCCACCGACGCATGGACTTGTCGTCCTACACGCGGGAGAAAACGGCGCTTCCACTCTGTCGGTCGCCGAGCTCGATGAGGCCTACCCGGGCCTTCGATCAGGGCGGCATCACAGAGGTGTCAttgggggggagagaggggagggggaaccCCCCCATGGGATGCAGACCTGCAAGCAGCGCTTCAATGATAAAAGCTTCTCTACCTGGCAGGAGGACGAAAGCACGAACGACGACAACCGCCCACTTGTGTTAGAGCGGGCTAAAGGTCGTCAGGGagtccccccctctcctccatctcaCATCGCCCTTCACGGGCCCCGAGCTCTGGGCGTCAACACACCGACGACAAGGTAAGGGATCTCGATATCTTTTCTCGGCGGTGTGCGAGAAGCTGGTCAGCGACGTCGGGTCGGTTCAGGAATTCCGCTCTGTCATGGAAGGCGTGTGAGCTTGACATGGCCAAACTGCgcactgcgcgcacacgccccacGGCAGTACCAGTCATCGCCTTCCCGCCTCAAACACAATGGCCACCGCCTTACGACGCTGCCCCACCCACATGCGACGCCTAGATGGCACAGGGGCGCTCCAATGACGCTCGCATCCCCGAAGGATGACCGCGAACAGGGGGCAGCATCCGAATGAGAAGACGCAGGTGCACCCCACGCCTCGAATACGCGCCATCTTGCTCCCGTGCAGGTTCTCGGGTTTCGAAGcccgaagaggaggaagggcgaTCCCGCACGTCCTACAAGCCTTACCCGAGGCGCGAGCCCATTGACGCCTAACCAGTAGCCAAGGAAGAGCGGAGGGGGAACTCCCTTGCCCACGGCACAGGTGAAATCGATGCACTTTGCGGATCTGTGTGGCGAGATGAAAAGCGAGGGGCCACAACCAATGCAGCGCGCATGGGACGTACCCCCGCCACCAGTGACAGAAGCCGATGGCgaggcccctcccctcactgGCAGCAGTCATTAGGGTGCCGAGCGCACCTCCGAACCCTCTCTTTGGTTGGGCGTTCACCGTcgtggaggagaggaaaggaTGTCTCAGACGGTGGCATCTTCATTCTCTGGCCACGACAAGTCAGCAGCTGCCCCGATGAGCAGCGTTGCAACGCGGCGGTGGGCCTGGATGCATAGCCATGGGAACTTTGTCCTCGACgactgtgtgcgtgtgacggACCTGGCAAGGTAATCTTTTCCAGGTGCTTCTTCCCGTGCATCTGCGGTTGCTCTTGGGCCTGCGAACCAGGAACGGCTCCGCGCATCAGCGAAGAGGGCGCCCAATGAGCTTGGCCGTTGGCCCAGAGGTGATGCGGGTGATGACAGCAACATCGTCTTTGCCATCCTATGTGTGGCCAAGCGATCCGTCTCCAAAACACTGGTGAAGGTCTGCATGGAAAACATCCAACGGACGGGTGATCCACGGGCGGTGGAGGCTGCTCTGCAAGCGCCCCGAAGCGCCGCGTGACAAGCTTAGCGTCACCTTGAGTGACGACGAGACCAGGGCCTGCAACATGTCTGCGTTGGCTGGCTTGGTGCTTGACGACAACTTTGGAACGGTTTGTGGTGAAAAACAGACGTGCACTCAGCCGAGCACCGATTCGATCAGGCCGCTGACCACCAAGAagatgggggtgggggcggctCATGGGTCACCTTTGGTGTGCCTCCCGAGTCGTGCACATGGCTCTTCACAAATTTTCTTTTCCTCACAATGACGCGCCGGATCTGTTCAAAAGTTGTTACGAGACCTCCACTGTGGTTTCctgcagggggaggggtctgTCCCACAGCGCACAAAGCGAACTCCGCTTCTGGCGCCAACGGGCAGCGCCGGATAAACCAcgtcgcgccgcacgccTCTTGGTGTCTGCCGCAGAGCACCGCCTTTCACATAGGTTGCAACATCAGGAGgacgggagggagaggggcggtaTGCATGCATCCGCATACGAAGCAGATGGCCGTCACCCGTACCCGttgaggggaaggggaggggtgtcAAACGCAAGTAGCATCGACTCGGCTGAACTTTGCGCGTCTCACTGTGCCTTGTCGGGCATTCACGCCACTAACAAGAAACAACAGCGAGATGTTACTGCAGCTCCACACCTTCCCATCGACAGCACGCCGGCACTCTCTGCCCTCCGTAAAGTCTACGCACGCGACCATGTGATGCATGCTGCACCGCGTGCATGGATGACTGTCCTCCCATACGCTGT includes:
- a CDS encoding putative kinesin, which codes for MSTAVVSRPRVYVRIRPLNDREVRDGKGELACRGDARQQDVLFLRKDETLEQQVRFDQVFDQSSTQQLVFDHIGPEILRTLFSGYNASVFAYGQTGSGKTYTMEGDRGGGVSGGASSEAQEGLIPRIIRGIFSSFKSNANITDALVEVSLVQIYQERIQDLLNHRKQVEIHMNRTSQYVARDATWRTVRSLSECMKLYGEACKMRATSATEMNLVSSRSHMILMLRMQWDEPALPGSHAQLNMIDLAGSERLNESGATGETMKETITINKSLSALGNVVAKLVEQAKKPNKRIHIPYKDSKLTYLLQSSLGGANLVHFMLAVSGSAMWRSETTSTIEFGKRALQLLLRPVRNAIDYTRLAEMEAMIERMRSHIESLEEELQLKRNCEAAGFLQLRQIAQSDDDPAQRRRRHETSTNHKHLKRQTELTRIMANLPETFDDLTSHCVLFPESKATFRELGGLEKLIHFVEKSASNYYRASAAQTIASVIDEPGREVFASLGGLHALATLLRVQEERCKEAACVALEAVCRGCLANKRSLSADVYAALVDLVYGYSNQQVQEAACTAVASIVDGYPEATRCFERLDVVPKLLETIRTCPAEVVNLTKAATNCVGRLAHGDKEMQQTIASLGGVDLLIDVLFSSSGDRDHQVPILASYALVNLCCSSRENLKMAMEHSRYDEVKFRLLEGLARAFGTNTSREGFGRATAQETAGPFPYYGVTIQDEWTYASSGGRPIFSTFMDNPQFHLYVREETDIAFIIQDTLYEARMRKKRRNNSVYMGIAIFEGDPTLAKLGLKQLDFHGKMIEIGRYTSNCENVLHCTLPASDTPYMVVPFTSQKGRHTHFALSAFGNHPIELTSVPDQVGWVHTVLQGRWTEFTGHGGEAFDWRCNPQIRLRTKEACRVVFVLSYLSLDEQRAQLLQEEEEGEGQNTRPRLHGRLFSNAFAAHKRYLKAIVPLPQGSTFVASNTFASNSYITTSANLDKSGDYVYIPFTEAPFQDTYRVSVYCDSDEVEIKPMQGQSSEWMCASLSGMWQGKPISVDLDTAGKLVAVMYSPGAFVRPRLLSGSNQRRLAGIDSYWNTEATVEYDSNGQLTLQVEAMMRSGAPSAAAARVTVQSAKNQATQVPATDTKFDLFIFTERKCTLTGVGFDASPSSWPCPTQSTSLALLAYPRPVEDVDAVGDDDEDSSDGLASELWRGDPDSISAAEQEAREMELMKLLEKQEAANHVLKLKLAQQARELEELRNGGVSATTSSNSDGRRGSSAKPPGTKTPRRTSSVTMDGYAGFSEGKHRPRRELGGGGSAQAAPRPPSRGNTSSSAEAKGAVAKPLSAEPAQRGNNTNGTDARRRKPLALAGATLPTNRSGTADNSASVAPSPQVKELVDYTLVKLIEMGKRAATSARLADKEEDTEWRAMLRDIEEVQQRLHDVFRIL